GGCGCGCAGCTCAACCACGCACCAGCCACTGTTAACGCGTAATTATCGTGCATATTTTACGTCCTTATGCTAGCCTAATTACAATGCGACTAGTCTTTTTTAATCTGCTTACCTGGTACCTGCTAATCTGGTACATCAAACGCGCAGCCTTAAGCCATGACTTTAAACCGGTTCACATTATTACCATAGGTAATAATGTCAGACTAACCCTGCATTAATCATTTCTTTTAATAGGTAACCTCAAGGTTTGACGTTTAATTAAATGAACAGTTCGTTTACTACGTGATCCATTGGTGATTAGCAACGCGGACAAATGTTTATGCAAATGTAGGCGTTTAAGATGACCAATGCAATAGGTCAAAATACTTCTCACCTTTTCTCGCTATAATGTTCTACATCTGAAATATATAAACCAAAGATATCATAAGAACATTTAGTTTGTCACTAACTATTTGCCATAATGTCCACAAATGATTCATCAGCACATTTTTATGCGAGCGATGAAGCTGATGAGGCTATTATAAACACAAATGCTATTCCACCCTCCATTCCCTTGACTGATCAAGTTGAACACCTCGATAGCCATGAGACAATTCGACTAATTAAAAACATATCTATACATGTTTTTTGCCTCATATTTATCATTGCTCTCTGCCTACTCGCTGAGGTTATTTACACATCTGTTCGTACAGAGAAAGTTCATGACACTACTACTCAAACACTCAACACAACAAGTCTTGTCCAACTGGTCAAAACAGTCGTATTTTAACCCTGGCTTacggctggaaattccccagcgTACCGGTGCATTTACTAtagcgatttgagccttcgacaccactgcgtaaaaactgcatcaattttCTTCAAACTTGAGGTAGTtccataaattaacatgcatcggaatcctgagaaatttctctacaagctgatacttttttaATGTAATTAGCTTGCATTTGCTTACCTGCAAGAGTCGCAATTCGTTGAAGCTACGAGTTTTTTGTGTTAgtacgtcattttcaattgtattttatattcactgaaagcaattggcaatgtggtataaataattcttgcatggatttatatgttcacaacaatttgcaaaaaaatttagtcgtccaagagcattgaaagcggagttatgagctccgatgtatagcgggagcgccaTTGGAAAAGCTCGAGACGCCatgtccataagcagcgcaagacagtcatccgacaaggttgctccaactttcgtgcaaattggcacaaaactgcaaatgaatatgcatctggaagctgagacattttcctgcagaatgagattttttcctccacacagtttgcaaaaactttgcagctagacatctatatatgcgcagttacaattttttgctctgaatttttatgcatttcttgagactaaatttatgtaaaaaatttgcatctaaagtcattgcacagattcatgtgtgctgcagcaaagattaactggatgtgtgcaagaagaattgagtcgtgagcctatattcacacatttggtgaagcagcaaaagacaggaagcaacatttatgagcagaaacagcaaatcatggactgctagattgcagaacaatatgagaactgaactatttgattagactgctgctctgaagatggcagtgtgGAACAAATACAGCTCATCAATGCACaaataatacaatagattagcaaatgtatgtacaaaagctagcaatacaaatcagtgaagcatttgcagaaattaaataaaataccatttgtaaataaattcagctagcatggtaaggatcaaaacatgactcgcacagaGATATTCTAAAagtgactccgctgccagtgcattcagcttgctcatcgacaatgtatacagacaattggtgcacatagccagagacagcaacggaaagcaaataacataattccaaatttagatcttttagatggaatatgctgtctgaagttgagccagccTTTCCATGCCaacaagctttcatctacaaatataaatttatcagatagaaaaacaggatagaaccagtcgcatgtcatggcaaaaacattttttaatttgaacaatttattgccagcagggtcttcaaaattgtcaataaagtgtaaacttgcttctaattttctttcaatttataaactgattaaaaatcagcatagataataaaggaatgtggaccagtaaggcaatagagtaggctttttgaaaatacctatatgcaaaactaaacaagcaactcaccaaatctttatcatcaacaggctccgaagtatcgcaatgtttttgaaggccatatttattcgtttcgttaaataaaacatttatcatggccgatgtttaaaaagctttgaataataaaaacacttacctgtttaagaattcaaacttgtactcctgccaggctgtcagcaaaatgtaattcttttggttttaaatcagctcctctctGATATTAGCCATTATTCGCCGTTTCAATGCcggccgtttcagtctcactttcgcaatccaattcattctgttgattttcttttttactttcatcgtcttcctcacatttttctggtctaaaatcctcttcttcactttcaaaccagtcggTATCTTCTTGTAaacgaatctttttagcagcgcttcAAATATCGcgtccgttcatgatgatcagctttccataaaaacgttcaacttctaacaacgtgttctttttgcacatgcgtagaaggGACTAATTAttgcctcaaaatagtagtgtgatatcttttaaaactcctaaaaatattaattaaaaattttagtgccgtttttaaaataaataaatgaatttaaaaatacgtatcgaagactcagatctgacgggcaattacgggtttggtacgctgagactgcgctctcagcccgtcAGATTACGGGAACGGTATTCAAAAGGTTAACAAAATATAAGGTAAGATGTGAGTATCACAAACATTTAATACGCATGAATTTACTCATGTATGTTTCTGTGATTCGAATACACAAATTTTTTGATATCTCTGATTATAGATGGAATTTAATTTGGAAAGACAAAATGCTATCGAATGGATTCCAACACTGAACACCATGCCTTCGGATACAATGAAAGAAAGGTTCGAAAGAAAACTCAGTGAAAAATTATCCCTTCAACAGAAAGTACTGATAAAGCAATCAATAAATGCTATTCATACTTGTCATCATTCTGCCCCTCACGATGGCTTCTCAAAACTCGGAGCGATCAAAACTCGGAGCCTAACTCACCTTATTCAAACGATAAATCGGAGTCTAACTCACCTAAATCAAACTATAAATCGGAGAAAACATTTAAGATGAAGGGGGTACAGACGCTTCGTGCAGAACCATTTTATCCTCTCAATGTACCAAAGAAACCTGTTGCTATGGTAAGACCGAGCCTTAAACTGCTACCTCCTTTAGGACCTGCAGGAAGAGGTGAACGATTTCTCAGGCGTACACAGTGAGTATATTCGTTTTTATTTCTTGtcaatttttggttttttgtatATTCCTATATGGATTACTTATCATTAGGCTATAAACAAACATTATCCTTTTTAGCCATGTACCAGAAAACGGTATCATAGATACGGATCATACGCTTTATGATCATTATGTCAACAAACATAGAAACCTTTACAGGTATGTATAACTTTATCTTGTCatgattaaatttgtttatttaaacgtaataaaataaaagaacatgaataaaattgataactaaaaataaaacagatcaTGATAAAACTGAACTTATCTGTGATAACAGAAATGGAAAATCGATAATCTTTAAGGAATTCACATCAGCACTGGGTATATCTCGATATTTATTCTTGATATAATTGAATATTACAGCATCGTTCTCAAATAAGTCATTTTCGTTATTTAGCATATGCACAATATGGTCTAGTGTATAACCTCTGGCTATATGTGTCAGAAAAAATATCACGTATTCTCCGCACACAGTACTCATTGAAGATTGTAATTGTATGTCGTTATGATGGAAATCGACGCAGTTATCCAAGACATCTCCTATTTCGGGTAAACTGGCTGGCGTCCTTCCAAAACTGTCAAAATAAATTCCTCTACCGTCTTTGGTCTTTACGACACACACCCAATGTTCACCTCTATGATTATGAGGCTTGGTATTGATCACCAATGAGCATGGAAACTTTAGAGCTGACATCGGTATCAGATCTAACGGAAACACTCCCAGAAAGTTCATTTCGTTCACGTAAGGGTCAGATCTAAGTATTGCGTATAATTGTTTGCTATCCATGATGTTTAACTGAAGAAATTTGGTAGCACTGCTCTGTTCTTTTCAGTCTTTACAGTTGCATCAAACTCTGCGTATACGATCACGTTTACTGGTACGTCTAAGCCACTATTGAATTTTGCTTCAAATCTTATGTTACCTTTCTTTAATACATTGAAAGAACCATCGTCATCCAATGAAGGTGTAAGATCAAAGGCTAGTAGCGAATAACCATGCGCGTATTCTGTTCTATCAATTCCAATACCTACGTCTTTGAAAGCTTTTCTTGTACCCTCTATTAACGAGAAGTAACTTCTAAGAAACTGATCGTTTGAAAAGTCGGTAAAGAATGGCTTTTGAGGTACCATTTTTCCATCGACTAGCAAACTGCAGTATTTTAAATTcttatgtttaaaattgaaagagttgtattcaaagtttccTTCAAAACTGCGTGCATCCACCATACCTATGACTATTCTCTTTGGCAAGATACCATTAAACAGATTCTCTTCATTACATGACAGAGAGCCTGATGGTATGTTGAACGACTTCATGGTAACTCTTCGAATAGGATACAAAGCTGGCTTCAGCTCTTTCTCTAACATTTCGATATGTTTCATCTGTATGCCAtcatttattttaacttttcttACTAAAAATGATGCATTAATTATTTTGAGTTTGAAGCCTGAAGCACCGCCTGACATAAGGATTAGTTTATCTGAGTTTTTGATTAAAGTAAGCTTCAGATCTACTCCGTTtaacaaatatccattctgaaAAAATATGTCTGAGTGAATTTTTCCAATCAACTGAACTGTTTTACTTTTCTCTGTTAACCTTTTTCTCTCAACGAATcctttattattatcatcacgaGCCTCCATTGCATTAGCCGTATCTTTTGCAAACATTGACATGGTAAGTTGTGATTGCTTTGATTCATCACTATAAGAAAGTAATGTGTCAATCATGGCTCTGTAGTGGGAGAGGTTTGAAGAATCTGTGATTATAACATCATTTAAGCTGACATCTATTTGTTGAAATAATGTCTGTCCTATCAAATCGATAGGAGCTACTTTTGCGTCATCATCGATATTGCTTCGATCagcttttgttattttgacttCTAAGTGAAGATAGCTTGATTTTAGGTCCATATAATTATTTGAATCTACagaaacaaaaaacttgataggAGAATCATCTTGTACACTAGAAGTAGGTATATGCTCAACATGCATTCCTTCTTCTATGGATGCTTGGGTGGGATGATTGGAGAACAGTTCTAGCTCTGAATTGGAGGCCAAGCAGCTATTTTCAAATGTATAAGACATTGTTAGACAAGTGAAAAAGATATGTTATGTGTACCGATAACATTGATACACtgaaacattaataaaagtCTTAACATTTTATAGTATTGTTAATTCTGTCAGAGGTTATATGAACAATGATGATTGGCTTTAAGAAAAAACATCTCTTTTGGTCGATAATCGGGGCCTTTTACGCTTGCTTGTTGATCTCTTTGCACCACTACTTGGTCGTTTCCTCTTTTTGGTCTTAGGGATAGTTGATAATAGGTAACTAGCAGATTTACCTAGTAGGTTGTTTCCAGCATTTTGAGCATTCATTCTGATCGAATGTTTTAAGTTTTTTCCTTCGAGTCCATCTTTTGCTACGTTTATTCCAGTTTCAATAGCTGTTTTTGCGAGTCCTTTAGCCCCTTGCTTCAATGCTAGGAGTAAACCTTGCATCATCCCAGCAAATATGTTTCCTAAACCATGACCTTTTTGAAATCTTGAACCTATGTAAATCGGTACATCGCTGCCTCTACCAGTTTGATTGTACATTTCACTGTATTGTTTTGCTACGGTTGCAACATTGAGAGGTTTTATCGACATTTTTGTTATCTGTGCAGTTGATCAGTTCGCCTAAAGTCTAGTGTACACACTGTACGTCCATAGAGAAATGGAACGATATCTCCAAAGTCTGTGCATATATAGATTGAAATAGTCTTAACATTGTTTTGAGAGATAGGAACATATTGTACATTTTTAAACTCTGTACATTGAATATTCCAATGTTTTCCAGTTACAGGAACCGCCCTGAGTAAGGGTGCTTCTACATCCCCTATGGAAGTGTACCTAGCGATATTACAGTAAACGAGGAGATTAAAAATAGTATCAACTTTTATGGGTTCTGCACCTTGTAAAATGAATTCCGTAGAGAGATCACCCGAAACAGCGTTTGACTCTGTATCAACTGTATCAGGAATGGATGCAGCCAAAGAAACCACATTTGAAATTTGTCCATTGTTTGGACAGAGATTTGATAGATGCTTAAGGTAATCATTGACTTTTTTGTGGGACATTTGAGTATATACTCCAAATTTTCACCGAACTCAAATGACAAATCTTTGATATCGGTCAGTCTTATTTCACATAGTCTCCTGACTTCATTAAATTGAAATGAAATAGCGTTAGAAGTATCTTCATCACAGTGTCTTTTGATTTTATCATTCAAATGCTCTAAAAGTTCTTGAAGAGATGTGTAATATCCATCATCTACTTTCATTTTTGTAACAATTTTGTTCTTCTTTATTGAAAAACGAGATTTTGTTACGTTGTACCACGATTTGGCAAATTGAATCTCTGTAAGACCAACTTCCCATCTACCATTTGATAGGTTAAGCGTTTGAGGTAGCTGAACTGAAAACCTAGCTAATGTATTGTTTGGAAAATTATCCATTGAAGCGTTAGAAGGTACTACGACTCTCATTTTTACTCAAATGGAAAGTGATAAAGATTGCACTAGTTTTTATAATTAGATATTACATCTCTCTTATCTATATACGAGTTGAAACTGGGAGGATATCCCAACCATTTCACAAGAAGTTGTGTTTTACCATTTACTTTTCTCTGTCCCAAAATCGATTCAATCTTATAAgtgttattttgtttttctactTTTTGTAGCTCTGGTTCATACCACGTTCCTTCTAATAGATTCCCTGAGCTATCTTTGAGGGAATATACTGGAGGATTTGTAATATGACAATCAGCAATAGTAAATATCTCTTCACTCCATTTAGGTAAGTATCCTTTTGAAAATGTTGTGCTATATTTTGAAATCCTCACTGTATCACCTATCGAATATCTAAAACGTATCTCGGGTGGTATAGGTATGTCtgggttatatattttatgccaTATCATCTCACTATTTGCTTCAGAAACTTTATTAGGTGGTAATCCAATCGTAGAATGAAATGATTCGTTATAAGATGAAACAAGATCTTCTAGTATTTCTATATATCTGTATGAATTAGTGTGTGTGAAATATCTGAACAGTTTAGATTTGATAGTTCTTTGCAATCTTTCGATTAACGAAGCTTTGATTTCTTGGTTATTCGTGGTATAGTGatgtattttgaacttttttgtAACTTGCTTGAAATGTGCATTAAAAAATTCACCACCTTTATCTGTGTTTATTTGAGCTGGTGCGGTAGTCTCTAGAATCATTTGCTCAAAAGCTCGAGCAACTTCCTGACCCGATTTTGATTTTAGTGGTTTAACAGCTGCCTGTCTCGTGAAAACGTCAATTTTCaataacatatatttaaaaccattgttatatttttgtaactttGATAAATCAGCCAAGTCTAGTTGCCATAGACTATTAATTCCAGACACCACAAACTGTCTTCTTTTAAATTTCCTTCTCACAGGTTTGTGTAAAGTGTAGGTATCAGATTGATTTAACCATTCTTCTATCAGATTTGGAGCTACTTTTGATTTTAGAAGTTTGGCAAGTCTAGCTTTCCCTGTGTAACCAGCTGGGCTTTTAACGTTATAATAGGCCTTTTCTAAATAtcgtttttgtttgttttttccTCTCTTCATTTTCATGAATCGAAGGGTTCCCAGTTATCAATATCCTTCTTTCTTCCTCGAGTTTTTGGTTTTATCTGTGAGCTTTTTAGAGTGGGAgatgattttatatttcttGTTTTCGGTTGCCTTTTAGCGTAAGGTGAAGTACTCTCTGGCAGAAGACTAGCGAATACTCTCCATCCATTTGGTCTCACAAATTTTGTACGAGGATTCACTGCCTTGTCAAGAAGGTTAGAAATATTACTTCCAGTAATTTTCTCCCCTCGTATCGATACTTCTCCTGTATTAGTATACGTTACATCATCTTTCAATGTTCCTAAAAGTTGTTACGCTTTTTGTTTGTATCGATGATCAATTCCAGCATAGACATCATAATGCGTTTTCGTTGATTGTTCTTCTTTTGCTTGTAGGTCTTTTGCTGACTCAGCATTGTCAACTTGTATATCTTTTTGAGGTGGATCGGTAATTCGCATGGAATCTATATGTTGTTGTTGGTTAGTATTATATTTCTGTTGATCTATACTTCTCCTCGGAATGCTTCTTGTCTGTGTATCTTGAAATTCTGTTAGAGCCTTGTTATATTCTGACACCTTTTCGGATTCAGTCAAATATGGTTTATTAACTATAGCTAACATCATTGCATCTATGTGTTTTAGCTCTCTCTTTTCAATAGGTTCGAGTCTAGACTTAGAGTGATGCGATGACAATAACTGATCTATATTGGTAGAATCTATTAACAGAAACTTCTTAGCTTCAGAGCTCATTTTCTTTTCTTCTTTATAGCACCAGTGATAACTGGTATTAAAGAGCCAATTAGTGGAGCTAGTGGACTTGTAAGAAACCCTCCTTTCTGTATTAGTTCGCGTTTTGATTTTTGTGTTGTAGATTTTTTAGCAATTGCTCTTATATTCGTTTTACATTTTGCTAGTCTCTTCTTATCTTTTGGCGATAATTTTACTCTACCCTGCAATACGTTATGACAAATGTCTGAAATACAACCGATGAGTTCAGGTTTGGAGGATTTGAGTACTGAACGGGTAGTATGTTTATCACAATTTAACAAGAGTTGTAACGTTGGCATATGCTTCTTAACCCTTTTAGTCATGATCCGTACTTCTTAATGAATAACGTTCAAATGGTAGCCTCATAGATTTTGAGACATAAATATAGGTGTCATTGTTTGGAATTATTGATGTCCTTAACCTCAAAGAATCTGGAGTGTCTTGTTTTAAATCAACAAGTAGATAACCATATGGCATAGAGTTAGCATCTCTAAATGAGTCTATCATAAATTTAGACTGTCCCTTTCCATACATTTGCCTAGCCAAAAATGATACTTGATTCACATCACGAGGGTTTcgaaataatattaaatagctGGAATTGAGATTCATTGTTCGAACGTGTTGATTGTTATGAAATAAGTTCTGTGTCAGAAACACTACACTCATGTTTCTATGGTGTACGTATTTAGTAAATATCTCAGACATATCTTGGTTGATTTGCTCCATCATATCATCGTAAATGATCAGTTTTCTAATTGATTTATCAAGTTCATTCACATCAATCATTCTTTCATGAAACGTAACGTTTGTAAATGTATCGTAGAGGGGTTGATATTCCTTATAGCATAGATAAATTTTTTCAGGTGGAGGATCTATCATTTGCTCTCTGCTGGCTAACAACTCAGCAATCCATACTGATTTGCCAGCTTGACTAGGTCCTGCTACTATAGCAGAAAATGGATGGATCAACGGAAGTGTCATGATAACGAATAAACTAAAGATGGTCAGTAGTTGACATATATAACGCACAAACTGCACAGATCGTGAATGACACTAATAAAACAAACGTTACAGCATTAGTATGATTGGATGATGATTTTAGATGCATCTGGATTCTGTCTATGAAAggatttattttgttaattttccCTGTTGATGCATATAATTCGCACAACCTTACTATAAAATAAAGGATTGCTAGAAGATTTCCTTCTGATGTTTTTGACTCTATTAGTTGTCTGGATACTACATCTGCTAGCTCAGCATAGTCCTTTCTTAGTGATAATATAGCgagttgtttaattttatttttctgttcatTGTTTATCAGCTGCAGCAAGATATTGAGCATATTCAGTCATCTATCAATGCGATTGTCATGACAATGAACATCTCCTCCATTGAGTTTGGaccaaacaaagaaatataAATGATCAGTTATCGATTTTGTTATTTCTTGGGCAAGAGCCATGGTTTACACGAGTGGATAGCGAGagaagaaataaataaaacttacaaatactttacattatatacacacaaacatGTACAAATTATACAAATAATCCTATAAATGGGTAGGAAAGGTCGTTACTCCATTTGCGGCTACTTTCCTCTTTCCATATAGATAGTTTAGACGCTTTCTCTTttgaatgtatgtaaatattttaggtCCTTTTATTCGAAAGCCACGATTTGTCCCTGTTGATATCTCCTGATTAATGAGAACATCCTTATAATCCTTAGATGTCAGCGCATTATGTCTCTTTGATATCCCTTTCGAACTATGTTTACGTTCGTCTCCTATGCAGTAGTAGCATTTGCTACACCAAGCTATCACTCCATCACCTCTCCATTCAGTGTGAAATTTACCAACAGTACGTGAGTCATATTTGGCAACCGTCTTGCAACAATCTCGAGCTACCCATTTCATACCGCTAAACATACAATCAAAAAAGGATTGTTTATGTAAGGGACAGTATTCAACAGCAAACCACTTGTCATAATCACACATAAACTGTCTCCTTTTCTCCTGAGGAACAGCTGCGAATAGATTTGGCTCCGAGAGTGAGAGGTACATTGAGTCTGTGTCACATTGAATTAGTGAGAATTTGTCGAATGGAATGAAAACCAACAAGAAATCAAAATAGAATTTCAACAATAACAATTTAGCGTATTCCAACACAAAGAAACCTATCTGAATTGGAATGTCAAGCCTGATTGATTGTTTTGCGTGTTGAACCTCAGTCACGCCATTCATCGCCTCCATTTGTCTGAAACCTTTCTCATTCACTGTAGATGCTGCTGTCTTTTCAGTCAATTGAGAGAACGATATATCAGTATGCTTCTCCTTGTTGAATAATGTCCTCCCGTAGGCAGGAGTAGGCAGGTAGCAAAGAGCATTTTCTTTCCGTAATAACTATTGAGTAAAGTTTTGGTAGAGTTTTTGAGTAATCCATTTTTAGCTGCAAATTTTTTCATGTGTTCACTCAAGTCATCTCTTGACATAAAAGCGTGTTTGCATACTGGTTGATATTCAGAAAAAATCGTTTTCAGGTGCTCAGGTGTTCTGATGTCGCATTCAACCATTCCAAATAATTGTCCGCTTTTCATTTCTGCGATGATTTGTTTCTCAGTCAACTGTGGTCTGTTATCAACGATGAAAGGTCGAGTTTCGCAAAACTTTTTCAGCTCAGCATCATTCTTTTTCATTTCTAGGAGTTCGCACTCCCATATATGGTGTACAGTGTATCCAAGCATCTTCAGATAATTCAAATTTTGGTAAGTGAACAACTGATTTTGTAAATCTTTCATCTTGTCACCGTGTTTACCTTTTTCTGAATATTTACACATGTGCGAGTGCAAATAACATCCTGATTACTGCATTACGTGTTCTTCATTACCTCTACGAGCGTATTCGTCAACAGGCAATTGTCTACCCCCACACCTTTTCTCTAACCCATTGAACATGTGCTGACATTCTAGTTTCAAAGTTCTTTCCATATGCAGTATCCACTCTGTTGCAAGCTGACCGTGTTTGTTCTTCTTTTCGATTTTGAAATCATTGCATTTTCGTTTTCTGACATATGCTCCTGT
Above is a genomic segment from Watersipora subatra chromosome 6, tzWatSuba1.1, whole genome shotgun sequence containing:
- the LOC137398292 gene encoding uncharacterized protein F54H12.2-like, with the translated sequence MIWHKIYNPDIPIPPEIRFRYSIGDTVRISKYSTTFSKGYLPKWSEEIFTIADCHITNPPVYSLKDSSGNLLEGTWYEPELQKNSCLASNSELELFSNHPTQASIEEGMHVEHIPTSSVQDDSPIKFFVSVDSNNYMDLKSSYLHLEVKITKADRSNIDDDAKVAPIDLIGQTLFQQIDVSLNDVIITDSSNLSHYRAMIDTLLSYSDESKQSQLTMSMFAKDTANAMEARDDNNKGFVERKRLTEKSKTVQLIGKIHSDIFFQNGYLLNGVDLKLTLIKNSDKLILMSGGASGFKLKIINASFLVRKVKINDGIQMKHIEMLEKELKPALYPIRRVTMKSFNIPSGSLSCNEENLFNGILPKRIVIGMVDARSFEGNFEYNSFNFKHKNLKYCSLLVDGKMVPQKPFFTDFSNDQFLRSYFSLIEGTRKAFKDVGIGIDRTEYAHGYSLLAFDLTPSLDDDGSFNVLKKGNIRFEAKFNSGLDVPVNVIVYAEFDATVKTEKNRAVLPNFFS